In Candidatus Marinimicrobia bacterium CG08_land_8_20_14_0_20_45_22, a single window of DNA contains:
- a CDS encoding two-component system response regulator, translated as MNELIAIIDDEPDIRELVAIHLKKGGFRTALFPDANRFFDWQENNLPDLIVLDLMLPDMDGIEVCKVVKNDKRLANVPIIMLTARTDEIDKVLGLEIGADDYLTKPFSTKELVARVKAVLRRSEKTAPERTVFSFEGLTIDFEKYEISVDGESINLTLTEFRILKILMRKPGYVFNRDRILQELWGEDKIVIARTIDVHIKNLRDKLGKYGKYIQNLRGIGYRIQL; from the coding sequence GTGAATGAATTGATTGCTATTATAGACGATGAACCGGATATTCGCGAATTGGTTGCGATTCATCTGAAGAAGGGCGGTTTTCGGACGGCTCTCTTTCCGGATGCGAACAGGTTTTTCGATTGGCAGGAAAACAATCTCCCAGACCTGATCGTTCTCGATTTGATGTTGCCGGATATGGATGGAATTGAAGTTTGTAAAGTCGTAAAAAATGACAAACGGTTGGCGAACGTTCCGATTATCATGCTGACCGCCCGAACTGATGAAATTGATAAAGTGCTGGGACTCGAGATCGGCGCCGATGACTATTTGACGAAACCGTTTTCGACGAAGGAATTGGTTGCGCGGGTTAAAGCCGTTCTGCGCCGTTCGGAGAAGACCGCTCCGGAAAGGACAGTCTTCAGCTTTGAAGGATTGACAATCGACTTCGAGAAGTACGAAATTTCCGTGGACGGGGAATCAATCAACTTAACACTAACCGAATTTCGTATTTTAAAAATTCTGATGCGGAAACCCGGTTATGTGTTCAATCGGGATCGTATTCTTCAGGAATTATGGGGCGAAGACAAGATCGTCATCGCCCGCACGATCGACGTTCATATTAAAAACCTTCGTGACAAGTTGGGAAAATACGGCAAGTATATACAAAACCTACGAGGGATTGGATATAGGATTCAACTATGA